In Crinalium epipsammum PCC 9333, the genomic window CACCTGAGCAACAAGAAAAATGGCAACTATGCGGTGGTGGTTATGGAATTCATTGGGAAGAAATAGATGAAGACCTCAGCACAGAGGGAATGTTGAGAGGAGCGCCTGCTCCAATGAATGTTAATTTAAACTTGCATAAAGATGCAAATTCTCAACGTTGTGGTTAGATCACTACAACGTTGAGGATTCCATTGCAGGAAGGCGAATGCTGCTGATTTAGCCACGCCAAATTTTTTCAAGCACATCTGCGGGAGGAATATCTGCTACCGAGCGTGTGGAAGATTGTAAACCAATAGTGCGATCGCTCTTGGGCAATAATTTTTTCGCCTCAGTTGGTCCAAATAAAGCAATTAAATAAGTCCCAACTGCTACAGCTATGTGCATTGGCGCACTATCTGTACAAAGCATCAAGTTCGCACCAGCAATCAGCGCCGCTAATTTACCAATATCCGGGGGTGAAATTACTTTCACACCTGGACAATATCCTAACAAGCTGCTGACAAATGCTTGATCGTCTGGTCCGTTGATGACTACCACTGGGAGATTTGGCTGTCGCTGTTGAATGTCTTCAACGATTTGTTGCCATTTCTTAACTGGGTAGGTTTTGTCAATGCCTTGACTCTGAGAGATTTGGCTAGAACCGCCATGAATCACAATATAACCAGTTTCGTTAATACCCAGCCGTTGCTGTGCAAGTTCTGCCCATTCAATATCTTGTTTAGGAACGTTGACGGCAAGAGGTGGACAAGGTGAGTTTATATCTATGCCTTTGATCAGATCGTGGTACATCTCCGCCGTGTACTGCTCGGTTTTTAGTGGTACAGGGTTGGAAATAAATGCTTCCTTAAGACCACTGCTATAACCAACACGAGTAGCAATTCCTGTTAACCAGAGAAGGAAATTTACGCCCCAAGTACGTCCTAGAGAAACAGCAAAATCATACTCGCGATCGCGAATAATACCTAGCAAATTTCCCCAATCTGCCATGCCGTTACGGTTTCTAAAATCAAACCGCATAACTTCATTGACAGACTTGCATACCCGATACGCACCCGTAGATCTAGGTTCGACAATTACGTCAATCTGCGCGTCCGGGTAATTCTGTTTCAGGTCATCAATCGTCGGGAAGAACAGAATTTGGTCGCCAATCCCGCCTGGGACAAGTGCCAGTATTCGCATCTGTTTTTTATTGAAGTTACTTATCAGCTTTATTCTATAGCGGTTAGCACCTTAGCTATGAAAAAAGCCCCATTCTGACTCCTGACATTCTGATTTCTGAATGTTTATATTGCCTTTTCTCAACAACCATACTTAAGTTGCAAACTCTGCTGTGTCATAAAATGATCACAATAGGGCAATCTGAGCAATTAATCTTAACCAACTGATGAGTTACTATATCTCTCCCCGCTTCCTCGACAAACTTGCGGTTCACATTACCAAAAATTTCTTAGATCTCCCTGGTGTTAGAGTCCCTTTAATTCTCGGCATTCATGGACGTAAGGGAGAGGGCAAAACTTTTCAATGTGAGTTAGTATTTCAGCGCATGGGCATTGAAGTTGTCCATATGTCCGCCGGAGAATTAGAAAGTCCAGATGCCGGAGATCCCTCACGTTTAGTCCGCTTGCGTTATCGGGAAGCAGCAGAGTTAATCAAGGTGCGCGGTAAGATGTGCGTATTGATGATTAATGATTTAGATGCTGGTGCAGGAAGGTTCGATCAAGGTACTCAATACACGGTAAATACTCAGATGGTAAACGCCACTCTGATGAATATTGCTGATAACCCGACCAATGTGCAATTGCCTGGTAGCTATGATTCTACACCTTTGCACCGTGTACCAATTTTGGTTACAGGTAATGATTTTACAACTTTATACGCACCATTAATTAGAGATGGTCGGATGGAGAAGTTTCATTGGGAACCGACTAGAGATGAAAAAGTTGGGATTGTTCGTGGTATTTATTCTGAAGATGGATTATCTGAAAGTGAGATTGCACAGTTAGTCGATAATTTTGTTACTCAAGCAGTTGATTTCTTTGGTGCATTGCGATCGCGCATTTACGATGAACAAATCCGCCAATTTATCCACCAAGTCGGTTATAACAAAGTTTCTTCTGCTGTCGTCAATAGTGTTGATGGACCACCAATATTCCAAAAACCTGATTTTAGTTTGTCTCGCTTAATTGAATTTGGCAACTTGATGGCGCAAGAACAGCAGCGAGTCCAAAGTTCACGTTTAGTAGAAGAATACAACGCACATCGCTTAAATACTACTCAACAAGTTTTACCAGTTGAAAATTCTAAGCCTACTCAGAAGCAGGTAGTACAGGAGCAACCAAAACAGCAGCAATTCTATAAACAATATAGTGCAGGTAGCGGCAATGGTCAGGTAGAAACAAATCAATTAAATCCAGAGGTATTGCAGCAGGTAAAAGAAGTAATTAACGGCGGTTATCGGATAGCAATGGAATACGCTGATGAGCGTCGTTTTCGTAGTAATGGCTGGAGAAGTTGTGCGCCTATTACTGCTAACCATGAGTCGGAAGCTGTAACAGCCGTTGAAAGTTGTTTATTGGATCATGTTGGTGAGTATGTGCGTTTAATTGGGATTGATCCGAAAGCTAAAAGGAGGGTTGTGGAGAAGGTAATTCAACGACCTAAAGGTTAATAGGTTTTTATTTTTCAACGCAAAGTACGCAAAGTATTACGCAAAGGTACGCAAAGATAGATACTTGTGTTGCTGGTTTGAATGGGGCGATCGCACGCTTGTTGATGATTGATGCGATCGCCTATTTTTAATATACTTTTGATAAGTAGAAAAACCCTGTTCACCTTCAATTTTCTTGTAGGTTGGGCGGACGCAGGAAACCCAACATATATCTTTGATAAAAAATTAAATTTAGTTTGAGGATATAATTTCTAGCTTGTGTTTTTGTGAAGATATATTTTTTTCTTTATAAAATGCTGATAGGTCAACTATCTGCTGACTTTTTGAATTTATAATTTTAAAATTTCTAAAGCTAAAATCACCTATTTTTCCATAAGTCACTATTCTTTTTTCTAGATTATTCGTATTTTCTACAATAAATTTTGCATTTCGATTACTACAAGTAGGCGTAAAAATTAATCCTGCTATTTTTTGCGTAGCATCATTACAGCTTATCAAGACTGTTTTGATTAACTTTAAATTACTATTAGCAGGAAATATATATATAGGAGTCAAGCTCAAAAAAAATGCAGCTATAGTTACTGCTGTAATTGCTTGAACAGGCTTAATCATATTCATAGTAATCTTTACTACTTAGCTAAAGTTATCAAGGTTATATCTTAAACTTATATTTGTGAGATTACAAAATTATTCACCAACCAAAACGGATATTTTTAGATAAAGCTTTGAGTTAAGAGCAAAAAACAACCGCCCACACCATTGAGGGTGCTGGCGATTATGGTTGTCAAATTTGAGTAAATTTACTTATCAGCAACCTGTCTAACCTTTTCTACATCTAACTGTAAAGCTTCTGCTATTTGCTCTACAGTTATACCTGCTCTTAACATCGCGGGTATTGCTTGTAACTTCCCTTCTTCCACCCCTTGCTGATATACCCTAGTTGCCTTTAAATCACTTAATCCAAACATCGCCTGTATATCCTCCCAAGTTGTATTAGGAAACTTATAAATCATGATTGTTTTTACTAACTCAAGGAGTTTTCTTTGCTCGACTTGATCAGCTATTTCTCGTCTAGCAAAGTCAATCAACTCCCTAGCTTTTGCACCTGCGCTTTTTTCTGGCTCTATTACTAATTTAACTGTTTCTATCCCAATAGACTCCTGTGGTGTTGAACTTAGTTCATCGAGATAGACACGCCTAACTCGCTGGCTATTGAGTAATTCAATATACCGCTCTGTTGCTCCTGTATCTACACTCCTACTAGGAAAAACTACCACACCCCGCCAATTGTTAGTCAGGTCAGTTTTATCTAGATAAAGAAATATCTCAGTAAAAAAGCGAGAATAAAACTTTTTATCGGGTTGAAACTGAACTTCCACAAAATAGATAGGTGATACAGCATCCCTAACGGGTAGAAATACTCCATCAATACGGAAAGCGAGTTGTTTAACTTCCACAGAACCGAATTGATAGGCGTTAGCTTGATCTGGAGGTTGATCAATCAATTCAAATAGAAGGCTAGGGAAGCTTTGGAAAAGACGATAAAATATAGTGTCAGTTTTCACTGTTGAGTCAAAGTTTTGAGTTAATGATTGTTTTGGCTTAATTTTATATGATGTATAGCAAGGTTGAGCAACTCCTAAGCTTTTGTTTTTGCACTTTTTTATAGCTTGTAGTGCGGACATTAGGAGTGCGAGTTAATTTGCGTCAGTTTTGTTTATATTATGCAATGCGATCGCACTAAACTATCCATCATTATTTGCTAGTAAAAACTCAGAATTAATCTGCCATTTTTTACCATCATGGATTAACAACGTGAGATATGTTGCTGTAAAGTCAAAATGCAATTCTTGATTTTCAAACTCCAACCATGCAGCCTTAAAATTCTGCTTACTTAAATCTTTAAAACCCACCGTTATATGTGGGGCAAACGGACGCTTTTTAGAAACTAAATCGACAATTCCTAATGATACTTCCACAGAATCCATTAAATCTTCTTGTAAACTTAGCAATTCCGGTGTTTTGAGAACATTAACATATATAACACGCGGTACAAAAGCAGCAAAACCAGATAAAGTGATAGGAATAGTAGAATGCTCATTTGCAAAATCTATCAAACATTCTTCCAAAGCTGGGAGCTTGGAAATCTCCCATTCAAAAGGAGGCTGCAAGGTAATATGGGGAGGAGATTTTAACGCCGCTTTACTATTATAGGTATCAGCAAAGTGTTGCTTAATACCAGTGACATAATCTTGAATATCCTGCGGCGGTAATAGCGCAATAAAAAATAGGCTTTTTTTGTTGTCCAAGGAATTTAATTAGCAGTAATATAGCTTTCTGTAATCAATTTATCAGGAAAAAATCAGCAATGCCCTGGTTTGTCAAAATAGAAGAAGGCATCGTTGATAAACCTACTTTTGATCAAAACGTACCAGCACATCAAGCTTATGTCCAGGAATTAATTACCAAAGGACACCAAGCGCGGACTGGATACTGGAAACAGAAGGGAGGAGGTATGATGCTGTTTCAGGCAACGTCAATGGCAGAAGCGCAAGCTATTGTTGCTGAAGATCCACTAATTAAAAATAATTGCGTCAACTACAAGCTTTATGAGTGGTGCGTTGTTGTGGAATAAATTTTTAGCAAAAACTTTACACCTTCGTAAAATGGTGTTATAGTTAAATTGATCTGGACTCACGCGGTCACAACGCCCAAACTTTGTCAGAACCGGAAGGTGGCAGCAATACGGGATGCTTGCGACAGGCGTGATATCCGGGTCATCCGATACATTTTAATCATGCCTATCATGCCTGTTTTTTAAACCGCGATTTTAAAATAATCACGGTAATCAATTATTCTAAAATATAGATAATTTCCCTGTTAATGCTGTTACTTTTGGCGATTTTGCCAATCTTTAGCAACTTGGTCAAGTCCATAGAAGCGTTTCCAGAAGGCATCCACCGCAGCAGTAGGCAATAGCTTATTCATTACAAAAAGCAAGAAATCTCCCCCTGTAGCAGCAACATAACGGGCGCGAGGATGGGGAGTTGTAATTGCTTTGATGATTACCTCGGCGACTCTTTCAGATGTCCAAGCGCGACTACTGGTGTTTTTTTCTAAGTTTTTTAACTTTTCAAATGCCGATTTGTAGGGGGTATTTTCAGGATTGGTGACAGCTTGTTCCACCATTTGACCAGCTACATCAAAAAATTCTGTACTGACTGGACCAGGTTCAATTACGCTGACTTTAATATTAAAAGCAGCTAGTTCCATTCTGAGCGCGTCGCTGATGCCTTCTAAGGCAAATTTAGAACTACTATACAAGCCACCGAAGGGGAAGGCAAGCCGTCCTCCTAGTGAACTAATATTTATAATTCTGCCCCCGCCTTGCTCGCGCATCACAGGGATTAATGCTTGAGTTAAAGCTAATGGTCCTAATAAATTGACATTAAACTGCTTTTGTGCTGAACTAATCGGAATTAATTCTATAGGTCCCATTTGTCCATAACCAGCATTGTTGACTAATACATCAACTCGACCAAAACGCTCAATTACTGACTTAGCCAGGGCTTGAACTTGCTCAATTTGAGTTAGGTCTGTACTCACTACAAAAACATCAGCGCCAGCTTTGCTGCAAAGGTCGGCTATCTGTTGCAATTTTTCTTGATTACGGGATGCTAGTACTAAGCGAATACCCATAGCTTTTGCTGCTAGTACTTTTGCTAAAGCAGCGCCAATACCTGTGGATGCACCTGTTATTAGGATTACTTGGTCAGACAAAGCAGGAGAATAAGTCATAACTAATAAGGATTTTTACTGTGCTTTCTAGAGCAGGGGAGGCAGGGGGGTATACCCACTAAGAATATAAATCTATCTTTACATTTATAATGATTCCGGCTCTAACTGCTATTATGCGTCTACCCCGGAGGATAAAAAACAATCAACAGTTATAAAACTAACTTATAGGAAGTTTTTGCGCTCGTCTAACTCGATATTAAGTAGTATCTTGGATACCTTTTCTATCGCCTATCTTGCCTGAAAATTAAACACAGAATATATAACACTAAAAACTACAAGACAAAAGGGTATATCACTATGACATCAATGGAACTTAATGATTTACAGGCTTTAGGGCAAATTTTACAACAGCGACTTCAGTTAGAGTTCCAGCAAATGGTTCCGTTTAAAGTGCGGTGTGCCTTTAAGGAGGGAACGCTGGTAATTCTGGCACAACACCCGATAGATGTTGTACCAGACCCACAACAAACATTTAGGGTTTTGCAACAGACATTGCAAGCGGAGTTAACGGAATATACACTGCCAGTAAGACTTTATTTGAGGGTTGGAGGCAGTCAGCAGCCTTACAATTGGCATTCGTTCATGCTAGAACCAGCAGTTGTTTCAATGCCTACAGGCATGGCTATGGGAGAAGCAGGAAATGAAGATACTAATTTTGAAAACCCATTTGCTTTGGGTGAAGCTCCAGATCTACATAATAGCTGGAAAGAGATGTTAGCGGCATCGTCTGAATCTATGGCAGACGATAGTAGTGATGAGGAATGGGTGTTTGGGCAGAGGTTAAATGCTGGTGCTAGAGCAAACTCTGAGGAACAGCAAATTTATGAGCGTGGGGAAACCGATAATTTATCTGATGAAACACCATCGGTGCAGGTGAAAAGTTGGCGACCATCGTTACCTCTGATAGTGGGAGGAGTGAGCGTCAGTATGGCGGTGTTTTTGGGTAGCTTTTATGCGTTGACTCGTCCATGTGTAGTTGGTGCTTGTGCAGAAATTACTGCCGCTCAAAGATTAAATCAAGACTCAGCTACAACTTTGGATCAGGCTAAAAATAAGCAAGAAGTTTTGCTGGCAAAACAGCAGTTAATAGAAGCTCAAAATATTCTGGCAGTTATTCCTTGGTGGTCTAGTGAACATGAAAAGGCACAGAAATTAATTGCAGTTTATCAAGCAGATAGCGATCGCTTAGATCAAGTAATTCAAGGTTTAGAGAAGGCTAATTTAGCAGCTATGAAAAGCCAAGCTCCACCTCACGAGTTGTCAGAGTGGTTGGAAATGCAGCAGCTTTGGAATGAAGCGATCGCAGTTTTTAAACAAGTTCCTGAAGATAGCAATGTCTATCAGTTGGCTCAACGAAAACTGCCAGATTATCAGCTAAATTTAGCGATGGTTAATCAGCGAGTAGCTACTGAACAAAAGGGAAATACCCTGTTAGCAACAGCTAAAGAAACTGTTGAGGTGGCGAAAGCACGCCAGGGTGTGGCTCAGTCCTTGGATGATTTGCAATCAGTACGCTCAACTTGGCAAACAGCGTTCTCTAGTCTCAATCAGATTCCACAAGGAACCACAGCATATCAACCAGCACAGCAATTATTGAAATCATCTCAACCACAGTTAATTGCAGTGCGCGATCGCTCTTTTGAAGAACAGGTTGCTGCTAATACTTATCAGCAAAGTTTAGTATTAGCTCAAAAAGCCCAAAATTCTCAAGGAATTAATCAATGGTCACAAGCTGTTTCTAATTGGCGCAATGCGATCGCTTCTTTAAAACGTATTCCTAGCGGGACATTTCATCATGGCAAAGCACAACCATTAATCAATTCCTATACAGTTGCTCTGCAACAAGCACAAGATAGATTCCAATTAGCGATGAGGATGCAGCAAACCAGTCAAGATTTAAATCGCACTTGCTCTGGAACACCTCAAATTTGCAACTACACAATTACAAGTAATGGCATTAAAGTACGGGTGACACCTGCTTATGCTAATACTTTAAAGCAAACAGCTATCTTTGCTAAAGCTAAAGGTGATTATAATGCTCAGATTAAAGTAGTTAATCATGTATTAACTGTGGGAGAAGCACTGGAAGCGATTAGTGATAATGCCCGTTTGCCACTTGAAGTTTATGGTCCTAATGGTGCTGCTATTCAGGTACATACACCTTAAATCAATTAGCAATTATCAGGCGCGGGGAATGCGCGATTTGCAAAAATGCGCCTGATTATTGATACGAGGGACTGATTGTGAAACAATTTCAGGGCATAGCTATTCTGATTAGATTAGGGAAGACAATAGTTCAATTCCCTTCAATAGGACAATTTGATCAGGCATTAAGTAAAATTTTGGGTACAAACGAGTGAGTAACATTCCCCCCCTTGACCTAGCGCGGCAGTACAAACTAATTGCTGAAGATGTGAGTGTTGCTGTTGAAGATATTTTAGCTTCTGGTCGTTATATTGGCGGTTCTGTAGTTGAAAGCTTTGAGCAGCAGTTTGCAGCTTATGTGGGAGTAAAGGAATGTGTGGGGTGTAATTCTGGAACTGATGCACTCTATCTGGCACTGCGGGCGTTACAAATTGGTACGGGGGATGAAGTAATTACTACACCCTTTACCTTTTTTGCGACATCTGAGGTAATTTCTGCTGTAGGGGCAAAGCCTGTTTTTGTTGATATTGACCCCGAAATGTTTAATTTAGATATTAATCAAATTACATCAGCAATTACAGAGCGTACTAAAGCGATTATCCCTGTGCATTTGTTTGGACAGCCAATGGATATGACCGCAGTAATGGATCTCGCACAGTCTCATAATTTATTTGTAATTGAAGACGTAGCTCAAGCAACTGGCGCTAGATGGGGAGAACAACGGGTAGGTAGTTTTGGACATATCGGTTGCTTTAGTTTCTTCCCTACCAAGAATTTAGGTGGTTTTGGAGATGGAGGCGCTTGTACTACATCAGATAGTGCGATCGCAGCATCTATGCGGATGCTTAAAGAACATGGCAGTCGCCGTCGCTATATCCACGAAGAAATTGGCATTAATAGTCGTTTAGATGCGTTGCAAGCTGCAATTTTGCAAATTAAGTTAACTCATCTAGATACTTGGAATGAGCAACGCCGAAAAGTTGCGGAGAATTATCACCGACTACTTAAACCAATATCAGGAATAGTAACACCTCAAGAAATTCATGGGAGTCGGAGTGTTTGGAATCAATACACAATTCGGATTGTAAGTCAACAAACCGACGCTGACTCTTTAGGTGCTAAACGTGATGCTGTGCGTAATTCTTTAGAGCAAGCCGGAGTTAGTTCGATGATTTACTATCCACTACCTCTGCACTTGCAACCAGTTTATCAAGATTTAGGCTACCAAGTCGGTCAGTTGCCTGCTTCAGAGCAAATTTGCCATGAGGTGTTGTCTTTACCGATGTTCCCAGAACTTACCTTAGAGGAGCAAGAGCAGGTAGTTTATGCTTTAAAAGATTGTTTGGGTTAACAACATTAACATTGTAGAGACGCGAAATTTCGCGTCTCTACATTCATTTTTGGAAAAATTTACTGTCTAGCTGATAGCTGACAGCTTACTTAATTAAGCATGAACTTGTGGACGGCTGACAGTTGCCAAAGCTTCAACTAAACTGCGGACAACTGCAACCATTGCAACTTCGTTATCAAGTTTGTTGATTGCGGAACCAACACCGACACCAGCCGCACCAGCCGCGATCGCCATTGGTACTGTTACACTTGATAAGCCTGAAGCACAGAGTACGGGAACGGAAACTGCACGACTAATAGAGTAAGCCGCAGCTAGAGTAGGTGCAGCTTTTTCAATTAATCCCAAAGTACCAGCATGAACTGGAGTGCTGCTAGTTCCACCTTCAGTTTGGATAATATCAGCGCCAGCTTTGACTAATTCAATTGCCAATTCTACTTGCTGATCCAACTCTAGGATATGGGGAACAGTTACGGATAAGGTAATGTTAGGTAGGAGCGATCTCGTTTCTTGGGTCAATGCCAAAACTTCTTCGGCTTCAAAACGACGACCTTGGGCATAAAAGCTATCAAAGTTACCGATTTCAATTAAATCAGCACCAGCTTCTACAGCACTAACAAACTTTTCTGGTTCTACAGCAGACACACAAATCGGTAGGCTTATTAGTTGGCGAGCCATACGCACTAAGTTTGAATCAGCAGCAATATCTACAAATGTCGCGCCACCTGCTTGAGCGGCTTTAATTATCGCAGCAACGTTTTGGTGGTCAAAGTTATTCAAGCCGCTAATTACTTTTAGTACAGGGCCTTGTGCAAATGCTTGTTGAACAGAAGGATGGATCGTCATAATGGTTATGCACGTAAATAAATTTCTTCAGGTTGATCTTAAGCTGTCAGGAAGGCTCTTGACATAACTCTAATGATTAGAGCTTATTTCTTTGATAACTGAGCCGCAATCTGATTTGTCTTTGCTGCCATAATAAAATCATTCTGGTGCAGCCCAGAAATCGCATGAGTCCACCAAGTAACTGTTACCTTGCCCCACTCTGTTAGTAGGGCGGGATGATGCCCTTGATTTTCGGCTGCTTCACCCACTTTATTTGTAAAATCTAAAGCTGTCTGAAAATCTAGAAATTTATAAATGCGTTCTAGGCGCGACTCTCCATCAACTTTTATAATTTGCCAATCGGGAATCTCAGGCTGGAGTTGAGCAATTTCTTCTGCTGTAAGATGTGGTTCTTTGCCAGTGCAGGGGATACAGTTTTTTGTTGTCAATTCCATATAATGCTTCCTAAATGTGCAATTTCCTAGCTCTACTAGCAATAGATTATTACTAAGTCAAGATATTTATATCCCGATCAATGAATTAGCAGACGAATCTTGAAAGTGGTTATCTCTTAACTCCACCATCTGGCTATTCCAAGCATACTGGCATCAATCCCAGATAAATACATAGTATTTTTGTACTATTTAGCTAGTAAAATTTGAGAGTAGCAAGCTAGCAATCAGCCATGAGAAAACTACAATTAGGTATAAAAGCTTTAGCGCAGCAAAATCGTCGTCAAAAAGCACAGTCACAGCAAATGGGTACACAACCCAAGCTGCTGTCATTAAAACCTGCGGAAAGTTCCCAGGGAAAACTTCAGCAAAAGGTTGGGGACGGCTTAAAGCGTTTGTCTGTCCAAGCAGAACATATCAACAAACTTGCAACTGAGTTAGAGACAGCAATATTAGAATTAAAAGCACTAACATCTCTTGTAAACCGCGATCTTAAAGAAATTCAGTCAGTACGCGGTTATGCCACAAATCTAGATATTTGTGAGTTTAAAGCTTTGGCTGTACCTCATGTTGCCCAAAATAATTCTGGTTCCTTAATTTTGAAATTACGGCAAGTAAATTTATCCCAAGGAGAAGGAGAACAAATGTTGCTCAAAAAACTAATGCAACGTCGCATTAAAAGAAAACGAGGCTAACAGCCTTCACCAATTATTTACTATGTTTTAGCGCACTTGAGCAAAGGAATAAACTGTGCTTGAATCGCTTCGTAAGCTTCAGTAGCAGCAGGTGGGACAGTTCCTACGAGTGCTAATGCGCGATCATACTGCCCAGTTTTAGCATATTCAGAAGCGATCGCTTTTAACGCCTGGGTTTTGCTTTCTACAGAATTGATTGAATCAGCCAATCTTACGGCTTCCTCAAATTTCCCAGCCGCCGCATATTTCTGTGCAATCTTAACCATCGTCTCACCTTGCCAATATTCATCCTTCATACTGTTAGCAAGCTGTAAAGCTTGATCAAATTTCCCAGCAGTTACATAGTCAGCAATAATATCGGGCAACATAGCATCACCATATGGATTAATTGCATCCACCATTTGAGTGAGTTTTGCAGCTTGGTCAAAGTTACCAAGAGCCACATATCGCCTAGCAATTTTAGCTAAAGATACAGCTTTGTATGTATCATCTTTAATTGTTTGAGTTACCTGTGTAAGTTGAGCGAGTTGGCTAACTTTAGCAGATTCAGCAATTGATTCTAAGGCTTGGCTTTTATAATAGTTATCCCCAATTGTTTTAGCTAAATTTAGGGCTTGGTCAAATTGACCCGTAAGAGCATATTGAGTAACTATACCTGCTAATGCCTGGGGTTTATCAGATTGATCTTTAATAGTTTTAGTTAGTTGCAACGCTTGTTTATATTGACCTGCGGAGGCATACTCAATCGCAATTGCGGCTATTGCGCCGTCTCTCATT contains:
- a CDS encoding ribulose bisphosphate carboxylase small subunit, with the protein product MSYYISPRFLDKLAVHITKNFLDLPGVRVPLILGIHGRKGEGKTFQCELVFQRMGIEVVHMSAGELESPDAGDPSRLVRLRYREAAELIKVRGKMCVLMINDLDAGAGRFDQGTQYTVNTQMVNATLMNIADNPTNVQLPGSYDSTPLHRVPILVTGNDFTTLYAPLIRDGRMEKFHWEPTRDEKVGIVRGIYSEDGLSESEIAQLVDNFVTQAVDFFGALRSRIYDEQIRQFIHQVGYNKVSSAVVNSVDGPPIFQKPDFSLSRLIEFGNLMAQEQQRVQSSRLVEEYNAHRLNTTQQVLPVENSKPTQKQVVQEQPKQQQFYKQYSAGSGNGQVETNQLNPEVLQQVKEVINGGYRIAMEYADERRFRSNGWRSCAPITANHESEAVTAVESCLLDHVGEYVRLIGIDPKAKRRVVEKVIQRPKG
- a CDS encoding SDR family oxidoreductase, whose product is MTYSPALSDQVILITGASTGIGAALAKVLAAKAMGIRLVLASRNQEKLQQIADLCSKAGADVFVVSTDLTQIEQVQALAKSVIERFGRVDVLVNNAGYGQMGPIELIPISSAQKQFNVNLLGPLALTQALIPVMREQGGGRIINISSLGGRLAFPFGGLYSSSKFALEGISDALRMELAAFNIKVSVIEPGPVSTEFFDVAGQMVEQAVTNPENTPYKSAFEKLKNLEKNTSSRAWTSERVAEVIIKAITTPHPRARYVAATGGDFLLFVMNKLLPTAAVDAFWKRFYGLDQVAKDWQNRQK
- a CDS encoding DUF2442 domain-containing protein, producing MGILAIRADERVKNVYFTEETISVDLMDGRTITVPLVWYPKLFNATPEQQEKWQLCGGGYGIHWEEIDEDLSTEGMLRGAPAPMNVNLNLHKDANSQRCG
- a CDS encoding DegT/DnrJ/EryC1/StrS family aminotransferase, with protein sequence MSNIPPLDLARQYKLIAEDVSVAVEDILASGRYIGGSVVESFEQQFAAYVGVKECVGCNSGTDALYLALRALQIGTGDEVITTPFTFFATSEVISAVGAKPVFVDIDPEMFNLDINQITSAITERTKAIIPVHLFGQPMDMTAVMDLAQSHNLFVIEDVAQATGARWGEQRVGSFGHIGCFSFFPTKNLGGFGDGGACTTSDSAIAASMRMLKEHGSRRRYIHEEIGINSRLDALQAAILQIKLTHLDTWNEQRRKVAENYHRLLKPISGIVTPQEIHGSRSVWNQYTIRIVSQQTDADSLGAKRDAVRNSLEQAGVSSMIYYPLPLHLQPVYQDLGYQVGQLPASEQICHEVLSLPMFPELTLEEQEQVVYALKDCLG
- a CDS encoding 2'-5' RNA ligase family protein, with translation MDNKKSLFFIALLPPQDIQDYVTGIKQHFADTYNSKAALKSPPHITLQPPFEWEISKLPALEECLIDFANEHSTIPITLSGFAAFVPRVIYVNVLKTPELLSLQEDLMDSVEVSLGIVDLVSKKRPFAPHITVGFKDLSKQNFKAAWLEFENQELHFDFTATYLTLLIHDGKKWQINSEFLLANNDG
- a CDS encoding Rpn family recombination-promoting nuclease/putative transposase codes for the protein MKTDTIFYRLFQSFPSLLFELIDQPPDQANAYQFGSVEVKQLAFRIDGVFLPVRDAVSPIYFVEVQFQPDKKFYSRFFTEIFLYLDKTDLTNNWRGVVVFPSRSVDTGATERYIELLNSQRVRRVYLDELSSTPQESIGIETVKLVIEPEKSAGAKARELIDFARREIADQVEQRKLLELVKTIMIYKFPNTTWEDIQAMFGLSDLKATRVYQQGVEEGKLQAIPAMLRAGITVEQIAEALQLDVEKVRQVADK
- a CDS encoding 4a-hydroxytetrahydrobiopterin dehydratase; this translates as MELTTKNCIPCTGKEPHLTAEEIAQLQPEIPDWQIIKVDGESRLERIYKFLDFQTALDFTNKVGEAAENQGHHPALLTEWGKVTVTWWTHAISGLHQNDFIMAAKTNQIAAQLSKK
- a CDS encoding DUF561 domain-containing protein; the protein is MTIHPSVQQAFAQGPVLKVISGLNNFDHQNVAAIIKAAQAGGATFVDIAADSNLVRMARQLISLPICVSAVEPEKFVSAVEAGADLIEIGNFDSFYAQGRRFEAEEVLALTQETRSLLPNITLSVTVPHILELDQQVELAIELVKAGADIIQTEGGTSSTPVHAGTLGLIEKAAPTLAAAYSISRAVSVPVLCASGLSSVTVPMAIAAGAAGVGVGSAINKLDNEVAMVAVVRSLVEALATVSRPQVHA
- a CDS encoding YciI family protein, with translation MPWFVKIEEGIVDKPTFDQNVPAHQAYVQELITKGHQARTGYWKQKGGGMMLFQATSMAEAQAIVAEDPLIKNNCVNYKLYEWCVVVE
- a CDS encoding glycosyltransferase family 9 protein, with protein sequence MRILALVPGGIGDQILFFPTIDDLKQNYPDAQIDVIVEPRSTGAYRVCKSVNEVMRFDFRNRNGMADWGNLLGIIRDREYDFAVSLGRTWGVNFLLWLTGIATRVGYSSGLKEAFISNPVPLKTEQYTAEMYHDLIKGIDINSPCPPLAVNVPKQDIEWAELAQQRLGINETGYIVIHGGSSQISQSQGIDKTYPVKKWQQIVEDIQQRQPNLPVVVINGPDDQAFVSSLLGYCPGVKVISPPDIGKLAALIAGANLMLCTDSAPMHIAVAVGTYLIALFGPTEAKKLLPKSDRTIGLQSSTRSVADIPPADVLEKIWRG